The genomic stretch GGGCCGCGACGGCCTTGGGGCGGCCGGCGGGGGAGCCGACCGGGTCGGCCATGGCGCCCGCCTCGGGGCGGCGCTCGGGGGGAGCGACCACGGTGCCGGCGGGATGCTCGGCGCGGAACGCGTCCACGTGCTCCGGACGGAAGCGCTGGTGGACCGAGCAGTGACCCTTCCAGAGTAGGAACGTAGCTTCCTTGAGCTCGGCCTCCTCGAGGTCGCCGAGGTCGTGGCGCGGGTCCCACACGGCCATGTCCGCCTCGGTGAAGCCCATGTCGAAACCGGTGTTGCGACCGAGATGCTGGTCAGGGAAGAAGAGCACCTGCTTGGCCTGCGGACCCTCGGGGTCGTTGAGCGCCCACTCGAGTACGGCGCGGGCATTCGAAGACGTGCACACCGCGCCGCCGTGTCGCCCCACGAAGGCCTTCAGGTCGGCCGATGAGTTCATGTAGGTGATGGGCAGCACCGACTCGATGCCGGTCACCTCGGCTATCTGCTCCCAGGCATCCTCGACGGATTCGATGTCGGCCATGTCGGCCATCGAGCAGCCCGCATTCAGGTCGGGCAGCACCACCTGCTGGTGGTCGCCGGTCAGAATGTCGGCCGACTCGGCCATGAAGTGCACACCGCAGAACACGATGTAGTCGGCCTGGGGTCGCTGCTGGGCCAGGCGCGACAGTCCGAAGCTGTCCCCGCGGGCGTCGGCCCAGCGCATGACCTCGTCTCGCTGGTAGTGGTGGCCCAGGACGAAGACTCTGTCTCCGAGTGTCTCCTTGGCCGCGGCGATTCGTTCAGCCAGTTCCTCGGGCGAGGCTTCGCTGTATTCGGTGGGCAAGCC from Actinomycetes bacterium encodes the following:
- the nadA gene encoding quinolinate synthase NadA: MLRLQIGLPTEYSEASPEELAERIAAAKETLGDRVFVLGHHYQRDEVMRWADARGDSFGLSRLAQQRPQADYIVFCGVHFMAESADILTGDHQQVVLPDLNAGCSMADMADIESVEDAWEQIAEVTGIESVLPITYMNSSADLKAFVGRHGGAVCTSSNARAVLEWALNDPEGPQAKQVLFFPDQHLGRNTGFDMGFTEADMAVWDPRHDLGDLEEAELKEATFLLWKGHCSVHQRFRPEHVDAFRAEHPAGTVVAPPERRPEAGAMADPVGSPAGRPKAVAA